In one Sphingomonas sp. AP4-R1 genomic region, the following are encoded:
- a CDS encoding TonB-dependent receptor produces MASRAIRIGSLAGVSLIAAMAVQGAASAQTAAPAGADTAPAASAASTPAPVATPAERPRERTVPAGAPSGDILVTARRRSETVQKVPLAISVLDARAIDATGSFNVLKLTQIQPSLQFYSTNPRNTTVNIRGLGQPFGLINDGIEPGVGFYIDQVYYARPGSATFDFLDIDRVEVLRGPQGTLYGKNTTAGAISITLKEPSFTPEGQVEVSAGNLGFVQGKASVSGPLSDTVAVRIGASVTKRDGTIHNITTNADVNSQDNLGVRGTLLFKPTSDFKLTLSGDYNRQNPDCCVQIYVRTGATQRPLNRQFAGLAAAFNYAPPSTDAFDRVTDLDATLRAKQTIGGVSLKAEWDVGPGTLTSVSAWRFWDWKPSNDRDFTGLPITTVSQNPSHQNQYTQEFRYAGTSGPIDYVGGLYGFYQKIDTTGSQVQGPAASRWLLNPTSANASNPAVLNGLTSLNDIHFKNTSLAAFGQVTWHVTDRLRLQPGLRVNYDKKTGSYVATVINGQGVTINCAPPLTSGSALADQCATLPPQSYNPKFSDWNVSGDFTASFDVARDVLAYATYAKSFKSGGINLSGLPLDANNQPILSSGSVKPESVNHYEVGLKTQFLDRRVTFNVAGFWTDVKNYQATVTNGQLGVIRGYLANAGKVRTRGVELDASFRPTSQLSLYASGAFTDAKYVKFVDAPCPPELAGGTAVTAGQTPSAPGTPGGRSPLACDISGQWLPGVSRWAGSHGGEYRIPAKLFGDSEIFFGYDGSYRSKFSSNPSRSAYTDIAGYYLANIRTGIRVNRTWELYGWVRNVFDKNYYEVLATQSGNTGLVVGQPADPRTYGATVKARF; encoded by the coding sequence ATGGCGTCGCGGGCGATCCGTATCGGAAGTTTGGCGGGAGTATCGCTGATTGCGGCCATGGCCGTGCAGGGCGCGGCGTCAGCGCAGACGGCGGCTCCGGCTGGAGCGGACACGGCTCCGGCGGCGAGCGCCGCATCCACGCCTGCCCCCGTCGCCACACCGGCCGAGCGGCCGCGCGAGCGCACCGTGCCCGCGGGCGCGCCTTCCGGCGACATTCTCGTCACCGCGCGCCGCCGCAGCGAGACGGTGCAGAAGGTGCCGCTTGCCATTTCCGTGCTGGATGCGCGCGCGATCGACGCGACCGGCAGCTTCAATGTGCTGAAGCTCACGCAGATTCAGCCGAGCCTGCAATTCTATTCGACCAATCCGCGCAACACGACGGTGAACATCCGTGGTCTGGGCCAGCCCTTCGGCCTGATCAATGACGGGATCGAGCCGGGCGTCGGCTTCTATATCGATCAGGTCTATTATGCGCGGCCGGGATCGGCGACGTTCGACTTCCTCGATATCGATCGGGTCGAGGTGCTGCGCGGGCCGCAGGGCACGCTCTACGGCAAGAACACCACGGCGGGCGCGATCAGCATCACGCTGAAGGAACCGAGCTTCACGCCCGAGGGGCAGGTGGAGGTCTCGGCCGGCAATCTCGGCTTTGTTCAGGGCAAGGCGTCCGTTTCCGGGCCGCTGTCCGATACGGTGGCGGTCCGCATCGGTGCATCGGTCACGAAGCGCGACGGCACGATCCACAACATCACCACCAATGCCGACGTGAACAGCCAGGACAATCTGGGCGTGCGCGGCACATTGCTGTTCAAGCCGACCAGCGATTTCAAGCTGACCCTGTCGGGCGACTATAATCGCCAGAACCCGGATTGCTGCGTGCAGATCTATGTGCGGACAGGCGCCACGCAGCGGCCGCTCAATCGCCAGTTTGCGGGCCTCGCTGCGGCGTTCAACTATGCGCCGCCCTCCACCGACGCGTTCGATCGCGTGACCGATCTGGATGCGACATTGCGGGCCAAGCAGACCATCGGCGGCGTGTCGCTGAAGGCCGAATGGGATGTGGGGCCGGGCACGCTCACGTCGGTTTCGGCGTGGCGTTTCTGGGACTGGAAGCCGTCCAACGATCGCGACTTCACCGGCCTGCCGATCACGACCGTGTCGCAGAATCCGTCCCACCAGAATCAGTATACGCAGGAGTTCCGCTATGCGGGCACCAGCGGGCCGATCGATTATGTCGGCGGCCTTTACGGCTTCTACCAGAAGATCGACACGACCGGATCGCAGGTGCAGGGGCCGGCCGCCAGCCGCTGGCTGCTCAACCCCACCAGTGCCAATGCCAGCAATCCGGCGGTGCTGAACGGGCTGACCTCGCTCAACGACATCCACTTCAAGAATACCAGCCTCGCCGCCTTCGGGCAGGTGACGTGGCACGTGACGGATCGACTGCGCCTGCAGCCGGGCCTGCGCGTGAATTACGACAAGAAGACGGGCAGCTATGTCGCGACCGTGATCAACGGGCAGGGCGTGACGATCAACTGCGCGCCGCCGCTCACCTCCGGCTCGGCGCTGGCCGACCAGTGCGCGACGCTGCCGCCGCAGAGCTACAATCCCAAGTTCAGCGACTGGAACGTCTCGGGCGACTTCACCGCCTCGTTCGACGTGGCGCGCGACGTGCTGGCCTATGCGACCTATGCGAAGAGCTTCAAGTCGGGCGGCATCAACCTCTCCGGCCTGCCGCTGGATGCCAACAACCAGCCGATCCTGTCCTCGGGCAGCGTGAAGCCCGAGAGCGTCAACCATTATGAGGTGGGCCTGAAGACCCAGTTCCTCGACCGGCGCGTGACCTTCAACGTCGCCGGCTTCTGGACCGACGTGAAGAATTATCAGGCGACGGTGACGAACGGGCAGCTGGGCGTGATCCGCGGCTATCTCGCCAATGCGGGCAAGGTGCGGACGCGTGGCGTGGAGCTGGACGCCAGCTTCCGCCCGACCAGCCAGCTCAGCCTCTACGCCTCGGGCGCGTTCACCGACGCCAAGTACGTGAAGTTCGTCGATGCGCCGTGCCCGCCCGAACTGGCCGGCGGAACGGCCGTGACGGCGGGGCAGACGCCGAGTGCCCCCGGCACGCCGGGCGGCCGCAGCCCGCTGGCCTGCGACATTTCCGGCCAGTGGCTGCCGGGCGTCTCGCGCTGGGCGGGCAGCCATGGCGGCGAATATCGCATCCCCGCCAAGCTGTTCGGCGATAGCGAGATCTTCTTCGGCTATGACGGCAGCTATCGCTCCAAATTCTCGTCCAATCCGTCGCGCTCGGCCTACACCGATATCGCCGGTTATTACCTCGCCAACATCCGCACCGGCATCCGCGTGAACCGGACGTGGGAGCTGTATGGCTGGGTGCGGAACGTGTTCGACAAGAATTATTACGAGGTGCTGGCCACCCAGTCCGGCAATACCGGCCTCGTCGTCGGCCAGCCCGCCGATCCGCGCACCTATGGCGCGACCGTGAAGGCACGGTTCTGA
- a CDS encoding type II toxin-antitoxin system death-on-curing family toxin, giving the protein MSDRIEPIWLDATDALAIHDRQLAEHGGGSGVRDPGGLESALARAVNRWAYGEDDPAVLAAAYAYGVAYFHPFVDGNKRTAWVLPRLFLVLNGHRLVFDAADAIKTVLALAAGELAEDELADWFRTHIVTD; this is encoded by the coding sequence ATGTCGGATCGGATCGAGCCGATTTGGCTCGACGCCACCGACGCTCTCGCCATTCATGATCGTCAACTCGCCGAACATGGCGGGGGATCAGGCGTGCGCGATCCGGGCGGGCTGGAGTCCGCATTGGCGCGAGCGGTAAATCGCTGGGCCTATGGCGAGGATGATCCCGCCGTTCTTGCGGCGGCATATGCCTATGGTGTCGCTTATTTCCATCCCTTCGTGGATGGAAATAAGCGAACGGCCTGGGTGCTCCCGCGTCTGTTTCTTGTGCTCAACGGTCATCGATTGGTTTTCGACGCGGCAGATGCGATCAAAACCGTTCTCGCCCTCGCGGCGGGCGAGCTTGCCGAAGACGAACTGGCCGACTGGTTTCGCACCCATATCGTGACGGACTGA
- a CDS encoding AbrB/MazE/SpoVT family DNA-binding domain-containing protein — translation MNMPLKLVKIGNSTGVILPKELLARLRVGTGDNLYATESPDGVRLTASNPDFETKMAAAEAIMREDRDILRVLAQ, via the coding sequence ATGAACATGCCCCTGAAGCTCGTGAAGATCGGCAACTCGACCGGCGTGATCCTGCCAAAGGAATTGCTTGCGCGCCTGCGTGTCGGGACCGGCGACAATCTGTATGCGACGGAATCGCCGGATGGCGTACGCCTGACTGCCTCCAATCCCGACTTCGAAACGAAGATGGCGGCCGCCGAAGCGATCATGCGCGAGGATCGCGATATCCTGCGCGTTCTGGCGCAATAG
- the clpA gene encoding ATP-dependent Clp protease ATP-binding subunit ClpA, producing MPSFARELEQTLHNALTAASSRHHEYATLEHLLLALIGDEHAAKVMSACGVDLGDLKTAVTTYLDTELDALKTSGNADPSPTSGFQRVVQRAILHVQSSGREEVTGANVLVALFSERESYAVYFLQQQDMSRLDAVSYLSHGVGKAGQPTENREVKGSEEEKAQKSEGKQKGESALKQFCVNLNEKAKEGRVDPLIGRAAEVDRTVQILCRRSKNNPLYVGDPGVGKTAIAEGLARKIIEGQVPEVLKEAVIYSLDMGALLAGTRYRGDFEERLKQVVSELEKMPHAVLFIDEIHTVIGAGATSGGAMDASNLLKPALSGGTIRCIGSTTYKEFRNHFEKDRALLRRFQKIDVNEPTIEDTIKIITGLRSAFEQHHSVRYTPEAIKSAVELSARYINDRKLPDKAIDVIDEVGAMQMLVVPSKRKKVITAKEIEQVIATMARIPPKSVSTDDTKALASLDTDLKRVVFGQDKAIEVLSSAIKLSRAGLRDPDKPIGNYLFSGPTGVGKTEVARQLASIMGIPLQRFDMSEYMERHSVSRLIGAPPGYVGYDQGGLLTDAVDQQPHSVLLLDEIEKAHPDLFNILLQVMDNGKLTDHHGKTVDFRNVILIMTTNAGASDMAKESIGFGASSREDVQEEAVKKLFTPEFRNRLDAIVPFDYLPTPVIGRVVEKFILQLELQLADRDVHISLDDDAKAWLTERGYDKLYGARPMGRLIQEKIKQPLAEELLFGKLLHGGEVKVHMKEGAMAFEIVAAAPKKPKKGGKTKKAPEEQA from the coding sequence ATGCCATCCTTTGCCCGCGAGCTTGAGCAGACGCTGCATAATGCGCTCACGGCCGCATCCTCCCGCCACCACGAATATGCGACGCTGGAGCATCTCCTGCTCGCGCTGATCGGCGACGAACATGCCGCCAAGGTGATGAGCGCCTGCGGTGTCGATCTCGGCGATCTGAAGACCGCGGTGACCACCTATCTGGATACCGAGCTCGATGCCCTGAAGACATCGGGCAATGCCGATCCGTCGCCCACCAGCGGCTTCCAGCGCGTCGTCCAGCGCGCGATCCTTCACGTCCAGTCCTCGGGCCGCGAGGAGGTGACGGGCGCCAACGTGCTCGTCGCGCTCTTCTCGGAGCGGGAGAGCTATGCCGTCTATTTCCTGCAGCAGCAGGATATGAGCCGCCTCGACGCGGTCAGCTATCTCAGCCACGGCGTCGGCAAGGCCGGGCAACCGACGGAGAACCGCGAGGTGAAGGGCTCGGAGGAAGAGAAAGCGCAGAAATCCGAGGGCAAGCAGAAAGGCGAGAGCGCGCTCAAGCAATTCTGCGTGAACCTGAACGAGAAGGCCAAGGAAGGCCGCGTCGATCCGCTGATCGGTCGCGCCGCCGAGGTCGATCGCACGGTGCAGATCCTCTGCCGCCGCTCGAAGAACAACCCGCTCTATGTGGGCGATCCCGGCGTGGGCAAGACCGCCATCGCCGAGGGCCTCGCGCGCAAGATCATCGAGGGCCAGGTGCCCGAAGTGCTGAAGGAAGCGGTGATCTACTCGCTCGACATGGGCGCGCTGCTGGCCGGCACCCGCTATCGCGGCGATTTCGAGGAGCGCCTGAAGCAGGTCGTCTCCGAACTCGAGAAGATGCCGCACGCCGTGCTGTTCATCGACGAGATCCACACCGTGATCGGCGCGGGCGCCACCTCGGGCGGCGCGATGGATGCATCGAACCTGCTGAAGCCGGCTCTGTCGGGCGGCACGATCCGCTGCATCGGATCGACCACCTACAAGGAGTTCCGCAATCATTTCGAGAAGGACCGGGCCCTGCTCCGGCGCTTCCAGAAGATCGACGTGAACGAGCCGACGATCGAGGACACGATCAAGATCATCACCGGGCTGCGCTCGGCGTTCGAGCAGCATCATTCGGTGCGCTACACGCCCGAGGCGATCAAATCGGCGGTCGAGCTGTCGGCGCGCTACATCAATGATCGCAAGCTGCCGGACAAGGCGATCGACGTGATCGACGAAGTCGGCGCGATGCAGATGCTGGTCGTGCCCTCCAAGCGGAAGAAGGTGATCACCGCCAAGGAGATCGAGCAGGTGATCGCGACGATGGCGCGCATCCCGCCGAAATCGGTTTCGACCGACGACACCAAGGCGCTGGCCAGCCTCGACACCGATCTCAAGCGAGTCGTGTTCGGGCAGGACAAGGCGATCGAGGTGCTGTCGTCCGCGATCAAGCTCAGCCGCGCGGGTCTGCGCGATCCGGACAAGCCGATCGGCAATTATCTGTTCTCCGGCCCCACGGGCGTCGGCAAGACGGAGGTGGCGCGCCAGCTCGCCTCGATCATGGGCATTCCGCTGCAGCGGTTCGACATGTCCGAATATATGGAGCGCCACTCGGTCAGCCGGCTGATCGGTGCGCCTCCGGGCTATGTCGGCTACGATCAGGGCGGCCTGCTGACCGATGCGGTCGACCAGCAGCCCCACAGCGTGCTGCTGCTCGACGAGATCGAGAAGGCGCATCCGGATCTGTTCAACATCCTGCTGCAGGTGATGGACAACGGGAAGCTGACCGATCACCACGGCAAGACGGTGGATTTCCGCAACGTCATCCTGATCATGACGACCAATGCGGGCGCCAGCGACATGGCCAAGGAGTCGATCGGCTTCGGCGCCAGCAGCCGCGAGGACGTGCAGGAGGAGGCGGTGAAGAAGCTCTTCACCCCCGAATTCCGCAACCGCCTCGATGCGATCGTGCCATTCGATTATCTGCCGACGCCGGTGATCGGCCGCGTCGTCGAGAAGTTCATCCTGCAGCTGGAGCTGCAGCTGGCGGATCGCGACGTGCATATCAGCCTGGACGACGATGCGAAGGCGTGGCTCACGGAGCGCGGCTATGACAAGCTCTATGGCGCGCGGCCGATGGGCCGCCTGATCCAGGAGAAGATCAAGCAGCCGCTGGCCGAGGAACTGCTGTTCGGCAAGTTGCTCCACGGCGGCGAGGTGAAGGTCCACATGAAGGAGGGCGCCATGGCGTTCGAGATCGTGGCGGCCGCACCGAAGAAGCCCAAGAAGGGCGGCAAGACCAAGAAGGCGCCGGAAGAGCAGGCGTAA
- a CDS encoding DUF1192 domain-containing protein: protein MDIDDILPRKSADPASALATQDLDSLSVDELNARIATLEAEIVRTRAKIKSAVNHRASAESLFKR from the coding sequence ATGGATATCGATGACATCCTGCCGCGCAAATCCGCCGATCCCGCATCGGCCCTTGCCACGCAGGATCTCGACAGCCTCTCGGTGGATGAGCTGAACGCCCGGATCGCCACGCTGGAGGCCGAGATCGTGCGCACCCGCGCAAAAATAAAATCCGCCGTTAACCATCGTGCAAGCGCCGAGAGCCTATTCAAGAGATGA
- a CDS encoding NAD(P)H-quinone oxidoreductase — MTSLPLTMMALDPATAGEPEILVPVERPVPTPGPGEWLVRVAAAGVNRPEIMQRQGKYPPPPGAPSILGLELAGEVVAAGDESGAAMIGTNVCALVAGGAQAEYAIVNAGHCLPVPPSLSLIEAAALPETLFTVWHNVFQRGGAQAGETLLVHGGTSGIGTMAVLLGNLFGLEVIVTAGSAAKCEAAKALGAAHAIDYKTQDFVEAVKDITGGRGVNLVLDMVGGDYLPRNMKCLAPDGRHVSIATQGGPKATLSIIDLMVRRLTLTGSTLRPRDAAFKAALCADIRAKAWPFVEQGKLRPVIDRTFPLARAAEAHAHVEAGDHVGKVVLTIG, encoded by the coding sequence ATGACCTCCCTGCCCCTGACGATGATGGCGCTCGATCCGGCGACGGCGGGCGAACCCGAGATATTGGTGCCGGTCGAGCGTCCCGTTCCGACTCCCGGACCCGGCGAATGGCTGGTCCGAGTCGCGGCGGCCGGCGTGAACCGGCCGGAGATCATGCAGCGCCAGGGCAAGTATCCGCCGCCGCCCGGCGCGCCCTCGATCCTCGGCCTCGAACTGGCGGGCGAGGTCGTCGCGGCGGGCGACGAGTCGGGCGCCGCGATGATCGGCACGAACGTCTGCGCTCTGGTCGCGGGCGGCGCGCAGGCCGAATATGCGATCGTGAACGCCGGTCATTGCCTGCCCGTGCCGCCGTCGCTCAGCCTGATCGAGGCGGCGGCGTTGCCCGAAACGCTCTTCACCGTCTGGCACAATGTGTTCCAGCGCGGCGGCGCGCAGGCGGGTGAGACGTTGCTCGTCCATGGTGGCACCAGCGGCATCGGCACGATGGCGGTCCTGCTCGGCAATCTGTTCGGGCTGGAGGTGATCGTCACCGCCGGCAGCGCCGCGAAGTGCGAGGCGGCCAAGGCGCTCGGTGCCGCCCACGCGATCGACTACAAGACGCAGGACTTCGTCGAGGCGGTGAAGGACATCACCGGCGGCAGGGGCGTGAACCTCGTGCTGGACATGGTCGGCGGCGACTATCTCCCCCGCAACATGAAATGCCTCGCGCCCGACGGTCGCCATGTCTCGATCGCGACGCAGGGCGGCCCCAAGGCGACCCTCTCGATCATCGATCTGATGGTCCGCCGCCTGACGCTGACCGGCTCCACCCTCCGCCCCCGCGACGCCGCCTTCAAGGCCGCGCTCTGCGCCGACATCCGCGCCAAAGCCTGGCCGTTCGTGGAGCAAGGCAAGCTGCGCCCCGTGATCGACCGCACCTTCCCGCTCGCCCGCGCCGCCGAGGCGCACGCGCATGTCGAGGCGGGCGATCATGTCGGCAAGGTCGTGCTGACGATCGGCTGA
- a CDS encoding CocE/NonD family hydrolase: protein MTKPLPLSALAVALLATTVASAQTPPVKPQATNDIPAHYDAPNEGYDYVKRVVEIPMRDGVKLHTVIVVPKGAKGAPILLTRTPYYADKRAARSESGSMLAILPQGDDVFVGAGYIRVFQDIRGKYGSEGPYEMTRPVRGPLNPTDTDHVTDAYDTIDWLVKNIPETNGKVGMIGSSYEGFTVVMALLDPHPALKVAAPESPMVDGWMGDDFFHYGAYRQAGDSYFVGQESGRKGGESLITSNADDYDAYLRAGSAGDFAKAHKLEQFGMWRRMVDHTAYDAYWQGQALDKLVAAHPSNVPTMWLQGLWDQEDMYGAIHSWEGLKAAGHEANNYLVMGPWRHSQVNYDGYNLGPLKWDGDTALQFRRDVLLPFFNQYLKDGAPRADTPKVFIYNTGENHWDKLPSWPLACQTGCAAPLKPLYLAEGKGLSFTAPASKGNDSYVSDPAKPIPFVPRPVNMHNADQWKPWLVSDQRNVGTRPDVLTYQTEALTKPVRISGAAIADLFAATTGTDADWVVKLIDVYPDEMPNQPEMGGYQLSVALDIFRSRYRDSFEKPKAIPAGKVQEYKFRLPTTNHVFQPGHRIMVQIQSSLFPLYDRNPQTYVPNIFFAKPTDYKAQTMTISHAPGAASAVWLPLVDAK from the coding sequence ATGACCAAGCCGCTCCCGCTCTCCGCCCTCGCCGTCGCCCTGCTCGCCACCACGGTCGCGTCCGCCCAGACGCCGCCTGTGAAACCGCAGGCCACGAACGACATCCCGGCCCACTATGACGCCCCCAATGAGGGCTATGATTATGTGAAGCGCGTGGTGGAAATCCCGATGCGCGACGGGGTAAAGCTCCACACCGTGATCGTCGTGCCGAAGGGCGCGAAGGGCGCGCCGATCCTGCTCACCCGCACGCCTTATTATGCCGACAAGCGCGCCGCGCGATCGGAGTCCGGATCGATGCTCGCGATCCTGCCGCAGGGCGACGACGTGTTCGTGGGCGCGGGCTACATCCGCGTGTTTCAGGACATTCGCGGCAAATATGGCTCCGAAGGCCCCTATGAGATGACGCGCCCCGTGCGCGGCCCGCTCAACCCCACCGACACCGATCATGTCACCGATGCCTATGACACGATCGACTGGCTGGTGAAGAACATCCCCGAGACGAACGGCAAGGTCGGCATGATCGGCTCCTCCTATGAGGGCTTCACGGTCGTCATGGCGTTGCTCGATCCGCATCCCGCGCTGAAGGTGGCGGCGCCCGAAAGCCCGATGGTCGATGGCTGGATGGGCGACGATTTCTTCCATTACGGCGCCTATCGTCAGGCGGGCGATTCCTACTTCGTCGGGCAGGAATCGGGTCGCAAGGGCGGCGAGAGCCTGATCACCTCCAACGCCGACGATTATGACGCCTATCTGCGCGCGGGCTCGGCCGGCGATTTCGCCAAGGCGCACAAGCTGGAGCAGTTCGGCATGTGGCGCCGGATGGTCGATCACACCGCCTACGACGCCTATTGGCAGGGTCAGGCGCTCGACAAATTGGTCGCGGCCCATCCCTCCAACGTCCCCACCATGTGGCTGCAGGGCCTGTGGGACCAGGAGGACATGTACGGCGCGATCCACAGCTGGGAGGGGCTGAAGGCGGCCGGGCATGAGGCGAACAATTATCTGGTGATGGGCCCGTGGCGGCACAGCCAGGTCAATTATGACGGCTATAATCTCGGCCCGCTCAAGTGGGACGGCGACACCGCGCTCCAGTTCCGCCGCGACGTGCTGCTCCCCTTCTTCAACCAATATTTGAAGGATGGCGCGCCCAGGGCCGATACGCCCAAGGTGTTCATCTACAACACCGGCGAGAACCATTGGGACAAGCTGCCAAGCTGGCCGCTCGCCTGCCAGACCGGCTGCGCCGCGCCGCTGAAGCCGCTCTATCTGGCCGAGGGCAAGGGCCTGTCCTTCACCGCGCCCGCCTCGAAGGGCAACGATTCCTATGTCTCCGATCCGGCCAAGCCGATCCCGTTCGTCCCGCGCCCGGTCAACATGCACAATGCCGATCAGTGGAAGCCCTGGCTCGTCAGCGACCAGCGCAATGTCGGCACCCGGCCGGACGTGCTGACCTACCAGACCGAGGCGCTGACGAAGCCGGTTCGCATCTCGGGCGCGGCCATCGCCGATCTGTTCGCCGCCACCACCGGCACCGATGCCGATTGGGTGGTGAAGCTGATCGACGTCTATCCGGACGAGATGCCGAACCAGCCTGAAATGGGCGGCTATCAGCTGTCGGTCGCGCTCGACATCTTCCGCAGCCGCTATCGCGACAGCTTCGAGAAGCCCAAGGCGATCCCGGCCGGCAAGGTGCAGGAATACAAGTTCCGCCTGCCGACGACGAACCACGTCTTCCAGCCCGGCCACCGCATCATGGTCCAGATCCAGTCGAGCCTGTTCCCGCTCTACGACCGCAATCCGCAGACCTACGTGCCCAACATCTTCTTCGCCAAGCCCACGGACTACAAGGCGCAGACGATGACGATCAGCCACGCCCCCGGCGCGGCCAGCGCCGTATGGCTGCCGCTGGTGGACGCGAAATAG